The following proteins are co-located in the Vigna angularis cultivar LongXiaoDou No.4 chromosome 2, ASM1680809v1, whole genome shotgun sequence genome:
- the LOC108322994 gene encoding two-component response regulator 24: protein MARRNFGSQITALVVDDNVLNRRIHEKLLESAGVRNHEGVENGKIAVDIHCHGRRFDLILMDMDMPIMNGIQATKELRSMGIGSMIVGVSSRCTETEIRKFMESGLNDYHEKPLNTAKLNSILDKMNPNFTNK from the exons atgGCACGTAGAAACTTTGGAAGCCAGATAACAGCACTTGTTGTAGATGACAATGTACTGAACAGAAGGATTCATGAAAAGCTGTTGGAGAGTGCTGGAGTGAGAAATCACGAGGGAGTGGAAAATGGGAAAATAGCAGTGGATATTCATTGCCATGGACGAAGATTCGACCTCATTCTCATGGACATGGACATGCCAATAATGAATGGCATTCAG gcAACAAAGGAACTTCGTTCGATGGGCATTGGGAGCATGATCGTTGGTGTGTCATCACGTTGTACGGAAACAGAAATACGAAAATTTATGGAATCAGGGTTGAATGACTACCATGAGAAACCATTGAACACTGCAAAGCTTAATTCAATTCTTGATAAgatgaaccctaattttactaATAAATGA